One Pedomonas mirosovicensis genomic region harbors:
- a CDS encoding pectate lyase, which produces MKHPLFIAPLIWLLAHSPAAASPAQIPAFPGAEGAGRFALGGRGGRVIKVTTIADSGPGSLRAAIEAEGPRTIVFAVSGTVKLESPLVIRHGRVTIAGQTAPGDGITLRDHNLEVAADDVVIRYIRARLGDETHTQSDAISVTAGRRIILDHVSASWSVDETLSVSANYKQPGQGFYDVTVQWSIIAESLRRAGHVKGNHGFGSLIRGGRGVRISFHHNLWANHTARMPRPGNYDGPEIDNKGPLFDFRSNVFYNWGGTHSGYNADKATLARYNFVDNAYVPGPDSKGRIAFKESNTLAHAWFAGNSMDGVIPDNPWSLVEGADRPGYRLAAPVDVAPVTPDPAPSAYERVLAHAGASLARDAVDRRVVEGVRHRTGRIIDSQGQVGGWPVLRSAPAPQDTDNDGMPDTWERSHGLDPMRDDSAADRNGDGWTNLEDYLNGLVR; this is translated from the coding sequence GTGAAGCATCCATTATTTATTGCGCCGCTCATCTGGCTGCTGGCCCATTCGCCCGCTGCCGCGTCGCCTGCACAGATTCCGGCCTTCCCCGGCGCGGAAGGCGCTGGGCGATTTGCGCTCGGCGGCCGTGGCGGCCGGGTTATCAAGGTGACGACGATTGCCGATAGCGGTCCGGGGTCGCTTCGTGCCGCAATCGAGGCAGAGGGCCCGCGCACGATCGTCTTTGCCGTCTCCGGCACGGTCAAGCTGGAGTCGCCGCTCGTCATTCGCCACGGGCGCGTCACCATTGCGGGCCAAACCGCGCCGGGGGACGGCATTACCTTGCGAGATCACAATCTCGAGGTCGCCGCCGATGATGTAGTGATCCGCTATATCCGCGCCCGGCTGGGGGATGAAACCCACACCCAGAGCGATGCCATTTCGGTCACGGCGGGGCGGCGCATTATTCTCGACCATGTCTCGGCCAGCTGGTCGGTGGATGAAACGCTGTCCGTTTCCGCCAACTACAAGCAGCCAGGCCAGGGCTTCTACGATGTCACGGTGCAGTGGTCGATCATCGCGGAGTCCCTGCGGAGGGCCGGCCACGTCAAGGGAAACCATGGATTTGGCAGCCTGATTCGCGGCGGGCGTGGGGTGCGGATCAGCTTTCATCACAATCTCTGGGCCAACCATACGGCACGGATGCCGCGCCCCGGCAATTATGATGGGCCGGAGATTGACAATAAGGGGCCACTGTTCGATTTCCGCTCCAATGTTTTCTACAATTGGGGTGGCACCCATTCAGGCTACAACGCCGACAAGGCGACGCTGGCCCGCTATAATTTTGTCGACAACGCCTACGTGCCGGGACCGGACAGCAAGGGGCGGATCGCCTTCAAGGAATCCAATACCCTGGCTCACGCCTGGTTCGCCGGAAACAGCATGGATGGCGTCATCCCCGATAATCCGTGGAGCCTGGTTGAGGGGGCGGACAGGCCCGGCTACCGCCTCGCCGCGCCGGTGGACGTGGCGCCGGTCACGCCCGATCCTGCCCCGAGCGCCTATGAGCGCGTGCTGGCTCACGCCGGGGCTTCCCTTGCCCGAGATGCGGTCGATCGCCGGGTGGTAGAAGGGGTGCGCCACCGCACGGGACGCATCATCGACAGTCAAGGGCAGGTCGGCGGCTGGCCCGTGTTGCGGAGCGCGCCTGCCCCGCAGGACACTGATAATGACGGCATGCCAGATACATGGGAGCGATCCCACGGCCTCGACCCGATGCGGGATGATAGCGCGGCTGATAGAAACGGGGACGGATGGACCAACCTTGAGGATTACCTCAACGGGCTGGTTCGGTAG